The following coding sequences are from one Streptomyces sp. NBC_01294 window:
- a CDS encoding DUF2330 domain-containing protein, giving the protein MKRRVLALLIALLATQVGSLISPAYACGCGAMVPGGQSRIGVDRETSVVRWDGRTEQIVMRFTVGGDAQRAAWIMPVPGRATVELGDGNMFGELSEMTRPERRTRSYFWPRNGDWPFASKVGDSAGAAPGRTPSAVGVVGREQLGDFDVARLTATDPQALKNWLESNGFTLPDRLAAEVKPYVDQKWEYVAVRLAPRQEGKVLRGDLDPLKIRFESERLVYPMRLSRMAKTPQSLGLYVLADHRMEPASPIGGSAPKVTFAGTIHPKDGSLAELAGGEPVFLTAIDQEFPEPARIDADHELRATAQDTPYRRAVYRNELLTVWDGIPVWLLTVSGVLVALAASCFAVIRRRRGRRRPSPGQAA; this is encoded by the coding sequence ATGAAACGAAGAGTGCTCGCCCTGCTGATCGCCCTGCTCGCGACCCAGGTGGGCTCGCTGATCAGCCCCGCGTACGCGTGCGGCTGCGGGGCCATGGTCCCCGGCGGCCAGTCCCGGATCGGGGTGGACCGTGAGACCTCCGTGGTGCGCTGGGACGGCCGTACGGAGCAGATCGTCATGCGGTTCACCGTCGGCGGGGACGCGCAGCGGGCCGCCTGGATCATGCCGGTGCCGGGGCGGGCCACGGTCGAGCTGGGCGACGGGAACATGTTCGGCGAGCTGAGCGAGATGACCCGGCCCGAGCGCAGGACCCGCAGCTACTTCTGGCCCCGGAACGGCGACTGGCCCTTCGCCTCGAAGGTCGGGGACAGCGCGGGCGCCGCGCCGGGCCGCACGCCGTCGGCGGTCGGTGTCGTCGGCCGCGAGCAGCTCGGCGACTTCGACGTCGCACGGCTCACCGCCACCGACCCGCAGGCCCTGAAGAACTGGCTGGAGAGCAACGGCTTCACGCTCCCCGACCGCCTCGCCGCCGAGGTCAAGCCGTACGTCGACCAGAAGTGGGAGTACGTGGCGGTACGGCTCGCCCCCCGGCAGGAGGGCAAGGTGCTGCGCGGCGACCTGGACCCGCTGAAGATCCGCTTCGAGAGCGAGCGGCTGGTCTACCCGATGCGGCTGTCCCGGATGGCGAAGACGCCGCAGTCGCTCGGCCTGTACGTGCTGGCCGACCACCGCATGGAGCCCGCCTCCCCGATCGGCGGCTCCGCGCCGAAGGTGACCTTCGCCGGGACCATCCACCCCAAGGACGGCTCGCTCGCGGAACTCGCGGGCGGCGAACCGGTGTTCCTCACGGCCATCGACCAGGAGTTCCCGGAGCCCGCGCGCATCGACGCCGACCACGAACTGCGCGCCACCGCCCAGGACACTCCGTACCGCAGGGCCGTCTACCGCAACGAGCTGCTCACGGTCTGGGACGGCATCCCCGTGTGGCTCCTGACGGTGTCGGGCGTCTTGGTGGCGCTGGCGGCGTCCTGCTTCGCGGTGATCCGCCGCCGCCGCGGCCGTCGCAGGCCGAGCCCCGGTCAGGCGGCCTGA
- a CDS encoding S1C family serine protease, with product MKVQPSGVVLAAATVVLGVMAGPAAFADDMDPKKIYERAAPATVQVLGKYGEGTGFIYDAEKGLIATNAHVVQGEPSLKVKVGEQPPAPVRVVGIDPCADLAVLTFTSKPPDLKSLEFGESKELEVADTVTALGYPVGISETSQKVVYTAGSVQNPNVVNAEPSTSFPRYPSTIQHSATVNPGNSGGPLLDGQGKVVGINALTVTGATQGQFYAISSDHARPILDTLAGGVVQNDPGWTIVGLDDPELGLYFEEKDATKAEAAQKRLIDSGVTGVFVINARTNSPAGKVPLGTGDVLTAMKDTPVESVADVCDILQSSAPGEKVPLEGVYSLTADGKQTKFGEAWSADLVLDKNTAPSP from the coding sequence ATGAAGGTGCAGCCCAGCGGCGTAGTCCTGGCTGCCGCGACCGTGGTACTCGGGGTCATGGCGGGCCCGGCGGCGTTCGCCGACGACATGGACCCCAAGAAGATCTACGAGCGGGCGGCTCCGGCCACCGTTCAGGTCCTGGGGAAGTACGGCGAGGGAACCGGCTTCATCTACGACGCGGAGAAGGGGCTCATCGCCACCAATGCCCACGTCGTGCAGGGCGAGCCCTCCCTGAAGGTCAAGGTCGGGGAACAGCCGCCGGCGCCGGTGCGGGTGGTCGGCATCGACCCCTGCGCGGACCTGGCGGTCCTGACGTTCACCTCGAAGCCGCCCGACCTGAAGTCCCTGGAGTTCGGCGAGAGCAAGGAACTCGAGGTGGCCGACACCGTCACCGCACTGGGCTACCCCGTGGGGATCAGCGAAACCAGCCAGAAGGTCGTGTACACGGCCGGCTCGGTGCAGAACCCGAACGTCGTGAACGCCGAGCCGTCGACCTCGTTCCCGCGTTATCCCTCCACGATCCAGCACTCGGCGACCGTCAACCCGGGCAACTCCGGTGGCCCGCTGCTCGACGGCCAGGGGAAGGTCGTCGGGATCAACGCCCTGACCGTCACCGGCGCCACGCAGGGGCAGTTCTACGCCATCAGCAGCGACCACGCCCGGCCCATCCTCGACACCCTGGCCGGAGGAGTCGTCCAGAACGACCCCGGCTGGACCATCGTAGGGCTGGACGACCCCGAACTCGGCCTGTACTTCGAGGAGAAGGACGCGACCAAGGCGGAAGCCGCCCAGAAGAGGCTCATCGACAGCGGAGTGACAGGGGTGTTCGTCATCAACGCCAGGACGAACTCTCCGGCGGGGAAGGTCCCGCTGGGCACCGGGGACGTGCTGACGGCCATGAAGGACACGCCGGTCGAGTCGGTCGCCGACGTCTGCGACATCCTCCAGTCCTCCGCACCGGGTGAGAAGGTTCCGCTGGAGGGCGTGTACTCCCTCACCGCCGACGGGAAGCAGACCAAGTTCGGTGAAGCCTGGTCAGCCGACCTCGTCCTCGACAAGAACACCGCCCCCTCACCGTGA
- a CDS encoding AI-2E family transporter, with product MSVTLSSAKASAALRRSARVSAELLVVLVMAAAALWVLSRMWSVVWPLIVAMFLTTLTWPLAALLRRRGWRPALAATVVTVGFLLVAAGVVALIAVPVASQSGELVEGVAEGIQRLREWAAGPPLNIGDDQITGAFDAATARLQNSIGSAVSTVVTGVGTVFSGLVTAVLSLFLMFFFLKDGPRFLPWLTRQLPGRLAVDIPVVAERSWQTLGSFVRSQAFVGLLDAVFIGLGLWIVGVPLVLPLAVLTFVSAFVPIVGALFAGLVAVLITLVSNGLTDALIVLAIIVGVQQLEGNVFQPMIQSRSLGLHATVILLAVTLGGSLAGVVGSLLAVPVAALVAVVWNYLRDQLSEPPHEPEPDERLPTAPAPS from the coding sequence ATGTCTGTCACGTTGAGCTCCGCGAAGGCCTCTGCCGCACTCCGCAGGTCGGCGCGGGTTTCCGCCGAGTTGCTGGTGGTCCTGGTCATGGCGGCGGCGGCCCTGTGGGTCCTGAGCCGGATGTGGTCGGTCGTCTGGCCGCTCATAGTCGCCATGTTCCTCACCACCCTGACCTGGCCCCTGGCCGCATTGCTGCGCCGGCGGGGGTGGCGGCCCGCCCTGGCCGCCACCGTGGTGACCGTGGGGTTCCTCCTGGTGGCCGCGGGCGTCGTGGCGCTGATCGCCGTGCCCGTGGCCTCCCAGTCGGGCGAACTGGTCGAAGGCGTGGCCGAGGGCATCCAACGGCTGCGCGAGTGGGCGGCCGGGCCGCCGCTGAACATCGGCGACGACCAGATCACCGGCGCCTTCGACGCCGCGACGGCCCGCCTCCAGAACAGCATCGGCAGCGCGGTCTCCACCGTCGTCACGGGGGTGGGTACCGTCTTCAGCGGCCTGGTCACCGCCGTGCTGTCGCTCTTCCTGATGTTCTTCTTCCTCAAGGACGGCCCCCGCTTCCTGCCGTGGCTCACCCGCCAACTCCCCGGCCGGCTCGCCGTCGACATCCCGGTCGTGGCCGAGCGCAGTTGGCAGACCCTGGGCTCGTTCGTCCGGTCCCAGGCCTTCGTCGGCCTCCTCGACGCCGTGTTCATCGGCCTGGGCCTGTGGATCGTGGGCGTGCCCCTGGTGCTGCCGCTGGCCGTTCTGACCTTCGTCTCCGCCTTCGTGCCGATCGTGGGAGCCCTGTTCGCCGGTCTGGTGGCGGTGCTCATCACGCTGGTGTCGAACGGCCTGACGGACGCGCTGATCGTGCTGGCCATCATCGTCGGCGTGCAGCAGCTCGAAGGAAACGTGTTCCAGCCGATGATCCAGAGCCGCAGTCTCGGTCTCCACGCGACGGTGATCCTGCTGGCGGTCACGCTGGGCGGCAGCCTGGCCGGCGTCGTGGGCAGCCTGCTGGCCGTACCGGTGGCCGCACTCGTCGCCGTCGTCTGGAACTACCTGCGCGACCAGCTCAGCGAACCACCGCACGAGCCGGAGCCCGACGAACGGCTGCCCACAGCTCCTGCCCCGTCATAG
- a CDS encoding class I SAM-dependent methyltransferase, with amino-acid sequence MDRNIRTVDDVLRLLDGLFAPEADRWTADGASWWDGFYADRSKPVPFFVSKPDENLVSYLDRGLISPGRALDLGCGPGRNALRLASAGFEVDAVDLSAAAIAWAEERAREAGADVRFHQGDAFALAATTLSGPYDLIHDSGCFHHIPPHRRISYLALLERALAPGGHLALTCFAAGAMGSELPDEAFYREAGLQGGLAYTPESLRAIFSDLTEVELRRMNDEAAESPLFGESFLWTALFRRPVAS; translated from the coding sequence ATGGACCGGAACATACGCACGGTGGACGACGTACTGAGGCTCCTGGACGGCCTCTTCGCACCGGAGGCCGACCGCTGGACGGCCGACGGCGCCTCCTGGTGGGACGGCTTCTACGCGGACCGCTCGAAGCCGGTGCCGTTCTTCGTGTCGAAGCCGGACGAGAACCTGGTCTCGTACCTCGACCGCGGCCTGATCTCCCCGGGCCGCGCCCTCGACCTGGGGTGCGGACCCGGCCGCAACGCGCTGCGCCTCGCCTCCGCGGGCTTCGAGGTGGACGCCGTCGACCTGTCTGCGGCGGCCATCGCCTGGGCCGAGGAGCGGGCCCGCGAGGCGGGAGCCGATGTCCGGTTCCACCAAGGCGATGCCTTCGCCCTCGCCGCGACCACGCTGAGCGGCCCGTACGACCTCATCCACGACTCGGGCTGCTTCCACCACATACCGCCCCACCGCCGCATCAGCTACCTCGCCCTCCTCGAACGGGCCCTCGCCCCCGGCGGCCACTTGGCGCTCACCTGCTTCGCGGCGGGCGCGATGGGATCCGAGCTGCCCGACGAGGCCTTCTACCGTGAGGCCGGCCTCCAGGGCGGGCTCGCCTACACGCCGGAGTCCCTGCGCGCGATCTTCAGCGACCTGACCGAGGTCGAGCTGCGCCGCATGAACGACGAGGCAGCCGAGTCCCCGCTCTTCGGCGAGTCCTTCCTCTGGACGGCTCTGTTCCGCCGGCCCGTCGCCTCGTAG